One genomic segment of Pandoraea sputorum includes these proteins:
- a CDS encoding glycosyltransferase family 87 protein, with product MTSKPSAVANVVPCAPRARRHWSEDPARIRLYSVAAIVLALAVLGIWGYRYAWSATPTISPIGLDFLPFWGASHFVLQGHALDAYNVGLMTQVQIAEQPWADKIGGVLPWLYPPVMMVFLAPIALLPFTYAYTLYACVGLGLYYAALRRTAPWPGARLPVLGFPGVLLVIIAGQIALYTTALAGFSLVMLRKRPVWAGVFSGLLFVKPHVALLFPLAFLCAREWRALGACVATVIGTTVLAAAVFGIDVYATFLHASEFARQSIVNGTAQIARVPTFFITARMLGASVEVAAIVHGVMALCAIAVLIDFWRRPGVFALRAATLVCATTLVSPYLYDYDLTLLALVIAWYVRDGIARGWLRGEREWLVLLWITPALGLLGSLQIGFQFLPFITLGTLAMLWRRRRHLAHLAHAPDIHQADDAKTLGDDRPATARAPRPDTTPAFTR from the coding sequence ATGACATCGAAGCCGTCCGCCGTCGCTAACGTCGTACCCTGTGCGCCACGCGCGCGCCGCCACTGGTCGGAAGACCCGGCGCGCATTCGTCTGTACAGCGTGGCGGCCATCGTGCTTGCGCTCGCCGTGCTCGGCATCTGGGGATACCGGTATGCATGGAGTGCGACCCCGACCATCAGCCCCATCGGGCTCGACTTCCTGCCGTTCTGGGGCGCGTCGCACTTCGTGCTGCAAGGACATGCGCTCGACGCCTATAACGTCGGTCTGATGACGCAGGTGCAGATTGCCGAGCAACCCTGGGCGGACAAAATCGGCGGCGTCCTTCCGTGGCTTTACCCGCCGGTCATGATGGTGTTCCTCGCACCGATCGCGCTGCTGCCGTTCACCTACGCTTACACGTTGTACGCCTGCGTCGGCCTCGGGCTCTACTACGCCGCATTGCGACGCACCGCCCCGTGGCCGGGCGCGCGCTTGCCCGTCCTCGGCTTCCCCGGCGTGCTGCTGGTGATCATCGCCGGACAAATCGCGCTCTACACCACCGCACTCGCGGGCTTCTCTCTGGTCATGCTGCGCAAACGCCCGGTGTGGGCCGGGGTGTTCTCGGGCCTGCTCTTCGTCAAACCGCACGTCGCCCTGCTCTTCCCGCTGGCGTTCCTCTGCGCCCGCGAGTGGCGCGCGCTGGGCGCATGCGTTGCGACGGTGATCGGCACGACGGTATTGGCCGCCGCAGTCTTCGGCATCGATGTCTACGCGACGTTCCTGCACGCCTCGGAGTTCGCGCGGCAGAGCATCGTCAACGGGACGGCGCAGATCGCGCGCGTGCCGACGTTCTTCATCACGGCGCGGATGCTCGGCGCGTCCGTCGAAGTGGCGGCTATCGTGCATGGCGTAATGGCGTTGTGCGCCATCGCGGTGCTGATCGACTTCTGGCGGCGTCCGGGGGTCTTTGCCCTGCGCGCGGCAACGCTCGTGTGCGCAACGACGCTCGTCAGTCCTTACCTCTACGACTACGACCTCACGCTGCTCGCGCTCGTCATCGCGTGGTACGTTCGCGACGGCATCGCGCGCGGCTGGCTGCGTGGCGAGCGAGAGTGGCTCGTGCTGCTGTGGATCACGCCCGCGCTCGGCCTGCTCGGCTCGTTGCAGATTGGCTTCCAGTTCCTGCCGTTCATCACGCTAGGCACGCTCGCGATGCTGTGGCGACGCCGCCGTCACCTGGCCCACCTCGCCCATGCACCCGACATCCACCAGGCCGACGACGCGAAAACGTTGGGAGACGACCGCCCCGCCACCGCCCGCGCACCCCGCCCGGACACCACGCCAGCGTTCACGAGGTAA
- a CDS encoding GtrA family protein — MPDLRQTSSDRHAPTTRAQRWRASSFMRTLLVPLMRFGVSGVISTAVHVIVAITLIEVFGAGSVPANAVAFCVATPCSYLLNTLWSFSARVHRTSLARFLPVSIFGLLLTTCVARTVEHLGGNHWIGIAAVVLIVPPTTFLLHRYWTYRDA; from the coding sequence ATGCCGGATTTACGTCAGACATCTTCCGACAGGCACGCGCCCACGACGCGCGCCCAACGCTGGCGTGCGTCGTCTTTCATGCGCACGCTGCTCGTGCCGCTGATGCGTTTCGGGGTCTCGGGGGTGATTTCGACGGCGGTGCATGTGATCGTGGCGATCACGCTCATCGAAGTGTTCGGTGCCGGTTCGGTGCCTGCGAATGCCGTGGCGTTCTGCGTGGCGACGCCGTGCTCCTATCTGCTCAACACGCTATGGAGCTTCTCCGCGCGCGTGCATCGCACGAGCCTCGCGCGATTTCTACCGGTGTCGATCTTCGGCCTGCTGCTCACGACATGCGTCGCACGAACGGTCGAGCACCTTGGCGGGAACCACTGGATCGGGATCGCGGCCGTGGTGCTGATTGTGCCGCCGACGACTTTCCTGCTTCACCGTTATTGGACCTATCGAGACGCGTGA
- a CDS encoding penicillin acylase family protein, which translates to MQRPNAIHAAGALAFAVTTWSASLHAADTTASSASPSSQTLTVAGLSQPADILIDHNGVPHIFAANERDGFFVQGFNAARDRLFQIDLWRRRGLGQLSEVFGRAYVAQDDAARRFVYRGDMATEWRRYGPDAKPAAQAFAAGVNAYIDWLARNPDQMPYEFRKVGYWPAKWSAEDIVRIRSHGLTRNLKSEVARAKVACRASLDADSVRVGLQPAWKTQVPDGLDPCLPDDLLKVFDLATQGVKITRDSLQHANADIVQLAENGPYDVSTESAEGSNNWVVSPQKSATGRAIMANDPHRAYAAPSLRYIVQVSTPTLNLIGAGEPAIPGVAIGHNGTIAFGLTIFNIDQEDLYVYELNPANPDQYRYRGKWVPMRTEHETIEVRDGAPVQTDLKFTKHGPVIYVDAAKHRAYAVRTAWLEPGMSPYFDAMRYMRAKTYAQFQTALDTWGAPTVNQVYADASGNIGWVPSGMAPIRPNWDGLMPVPGDGRYEWAGFWRRDQLPSAYNPASGYFTTSNEMNMPAGYPYAQRKLGFEWTNGSRHARIDEVLKAKDKVSLEDSEQLQNDIVSIPARRLMALLAPLSSNDPRTSSALKLLKGWDAHMGAESAQAALEEVWFSRHLGRAYKNAVLPKSAADTFGAPDPASMLDALEQPAARFGENAAAKRDAVLLASLGDAWDEMVKLQGTDPGAWQWGKLQTNLNAHPLADAVDADMRAKLNVGPLPKGGSPFTPNQSTYRVSDFRQTNGPSFRIVVDVGNWDNTRAMNLPGESGNPDSPHYRDLAQKWLDGEYFKLPYSREAVEAATESRLHLVPETSH; encoded by the coding sequence ATGCAACGCCCCAATGCCATTCACGCCGCCGGTGCGCTGGCCTTTGCCGTCACGACGTGGAGCGCGTCCCTGCATGCTGCCGATACTACGGCATCATCCGCCTCACCTTCCTCGCAAACGCTGACCGTTGCCGGACTGTCGCAACCCGCCGACATTCTGATCGATCACAACGGTGTGCCGCACATCTTCGCCGCCAACGAGCGCGACGGCTTCTTCGTGCAAGGTTTCAATGCCGCACGCGATCGTCTGTTTCAGATCGACCTCTGGCGCCGCCGCGGGCTCGGTCAACTCTCCGAAGTGTTCGGCCGCGCCTACGTGGCGCAGGACGATGCGGCGAGACGCTTCGTCTACCGGGGCGATATGGCGACGGAGTGGCGTCGCTACGGCCCCGACGCAAAGCCGGCGGCGCAAGCGTTCGCCGCCGGGGTGAACGCCTACATCGACTGGCTCGCGCGGAATCCCGATCAGATGCCGTACGAATTCCGCAAGGTCGGCTACTGGCCCGCCAAATGGTCGGCCGAGGACATCGTGCGCATTCGTAGTCACGGTCTCACACGCAACCTCAAGAGCGAAGTGGCACGTGCCAAGGTCGCGTGCCGCGCATCGCTCGACGCGGACAGCGTGCGCGTCGGCCTGCAACCGGCGTGGAAGACGCAGGTGCCTGACGGCCTCGACCCCTGTCTGCCGGACGACCTGCTCAAGGTCTTCGACCTTGCCACGCAGGGTGTGAAGATCACCAGGGATTCGTTGCAACACGCCAACGCCGACATCGTCCAGCTCGCCGAGAACGGTCCTTACGACGTCTCGACCGAATCGGCGGAAGGCAGCAACAACTGGGTCGTCTCCCCGCAGAAGTCGGCCACGGGACGCGCCATCATGGCCAACGATCCGCACCGCGCTTATGCCGCGCCGAGTCTGCGCTACATCGTGCAGGTCAGCACGCCCACACTGAACCTGATCGGCGCGGGCGAGCCTGCGATTCCGGGCGTCGCCATCGGTCACAACGGCACCATCGCCTTCGGCCTCACGATCTTCAACATCGATCAGGAAGATCTGTACGTCTACGAACTCAATCCGGCCAATCCCGATCAGTACCGTTACCGCGGCAAGTGGGTGCCGATGCGCACGGAGCACGAGACGATTGAAGTTCGCGACGGCGCACCGGTTCAGACCGACCTCAAGTTCACGAAGCACGGCCCGGTGATTTATGTGGACGCGGCGAAGCATCGCGCTTATGCCGTGCGCACCGCGTGGCTGGAACCGGGCATGTCGCCGTACTTCGACGCCATGCGCTACATGCGCGCGAAAACCTACGCCCAGTTTCAGACGGCGCTCGACACGTGGGGCGCACCGACCGTCAATCAGGTCTATGCGGATGCCTCGGGCAACATCGGATGGGTACCCAGCGGCATGGCACCGATCCGCCCGAACTGGGATGGCCTCATGCCCGTGCCCGGCGACGGGCGCTATGAGTGGGCTGGTTTCTGGCGTCGCGATCAATTGCCGTCCGCCTACAACCCGGCAAGTGGGTACTTCACAACGTCCAACGAAATGAACATGCCCGCAGGCTATCCCTACGCGCAGCGCAAGCTCGGCTTCGAGTGGACGAACGGCTCACGGCATGCGCGCATCGACGAAGTACTGAAGGCGAAGGACAAGGTCTCGCTGGAGGATTCGGAGCAGTTGCAGAACGACATCGTGTCGATTCCGGCGCGGCGTCTGATGGCATTGCTCGCACCGCTTTCGAGCAACGATCCGCGCACGTCTTCGGCGCTCAAGCTCCTGAAGGGATGGGACGCGCACATGGGCGCGGAATCGGCGCAGGCCGCGCTCGAAGAGGTCTGGTTCAGCCGTCATCTGGGTCGCGCGTATAAGAACGCGGTGCTGCCCAAGAGCGCCGCCGACACCTTCGGTGCGCCCGACCCGGCATCGATGCTCGATGCGCTCGAACAACCGGCCGCTCGCTTTGGCGAGAACGCTGCAGCCAAACGCGATGCTGTGCTGCTCGCGAGCCTTGGCGATGCGTGGGACGAGATGGTCAAGCTGCAAGGAACGGATCCTGGCGCATGGCAGTGGGGCAAGCTCCAGACGAACCTGAACGCTCACCCGCTCGCCGACGCCGTGGACGCCGACATGCGCGCCAAGCTGAATGTCGGGCCGTTGCCGAAGGGTGGCAGTCCGTTCACGCCGAATCAGTCGACATATCGCGTGAGCGATTTCCGTCAGACAAACGGGCCGTCGTTCCGGATCGTGGTCGACGTGGGGAACTGGGACAACACGCGTGCGATGAACTTGCCGGGCGAATCGGGCAACCCCGACAGCCCGCACTATCGCGATCTGGCACAGAAGTGGCTCGATGGCGAGTACTTCAAGCTGCCGTACTCACGCGAGGCGGTGGAAGCAGCAACGGAATCGCGTCTGCATCTCGTGCCCGAGACGTCTCACTGA
- a CDS encoding MDR family MFS transporter: protein MSATRNSVRPLIVASVMAATSMVAIEATIISTAMPQIVAQLGGLNLYSWVFSAFLLAQTAMTVVFGKLADIYGRKPVILVGIAVFLVASLGGGFAWSMPAMIAFRLLQGVGAACIQPVSLVIIADYYPISERGKVQGYLASVWAISAVLGPMLGGLIIRDMSWSWIFWLNIPIGLLAAAGFIAYLHEDAPRQRPSIDYMGAVFFTIAVAGLMIALTDANAFTDTHVWGGVLTCVLASLLFVWQERRAKDPMISFALWSRRPIAAANAATLLSGMVLMGLTTFLPMYAQGVLRQTPVVAGMALTMIMVGWPIGSTIAAKTFTRFGLRRVLVGGSLLMPVGGLVFALLGPSSSPMLAGFGSLIMGFSMGTGSVSALVLIQELVGPSERGSATASNIFSRNLGSTLGATLFGAVLNFGLTHSSGLAPVTSDQLRHVLEDRGVSSLADQAIRAVLQHSLHLTFLSILAISIGVMLLFMLVPTNAVDSTRGTKRDKPEFVPGGH from the coding sequence ATGTCTGCGACACGCAATTCCGTGCGGCCATTGATTGTGGCTTCCGTCATGGCGGCGACCTCGATGGTTGCCATCGAAGCCACGATCATCTCGACGGCCATGCCGCAAATCGTGGCTCAACTCGGTGGCCTGAATCTCTATAGCTGGGTTTTCTCCGCCTTCCTTCTCGCGCAAACGGCCATGACCGTGGTGTTCGGCAAGCTTGCCGACATCTACGGACGCAAGCCGGTCATTCTCGTGGGCATCGCCGTATTTCTCGTCGCCTCGTTGGGCGGCGGTTTCGCCTGGTCGATGCCTGCGATGATCGCGTTCCGCCTGTTGCAGGGCGTGGGCGCGGCGTGTATTCAGCCGGTCAGTCTGGTGATCATTGCCGACTACTACCCGATCAGCGAGCGCGGCAAAGTGCAGGGCTATCTGGCGAGTGTGTGGGCCATCTCGGCGGTGCTCGGCCCGATGCTGGGCGGTCTCATCATTCGCGATATGTCGTGGTCGTGGATCTTCTGGCTCAACATTCCGATCGGCTTGCTGGCCGCGGCGGGTTTCATCGCGTATCTGCACGAAGACGCACCGCGTCAGCGTCCGAGCATCGATTACATGGGTGCTGTGTTCTTCACAATTGCCGTCGCGGGCCTGATGATCGCGTTGACGGACGCCAATGCCTTCACTGACACGCACGTCTGGGGCGGTGTGCTGACCTGCGTCCTGGCGTCGCTGCTGTTCGTCTGGCAGGAGCGTCGCGCGAAAGATCCGATGATCTCGTTCGCATTGTGGAGCCGTCGTCCGATTGCCGCGGCCAATGCGGCGACGCTGCTCTCGGGCATGGTGCTGATGGGCCTGACGACCTTCCTGCCGATGTACGCGCAGGGCGTATTGCGTCAGACGCCGGTCGTCGCCGGTATGGCCCTCACGATGATCATGGTCGGCTGGCCGATCGGCTCGACGATTGCGGCGAAGACGTTCACGCGCTTCGGCCTGCGTCGCGTGCTGGTCGGCGGCAGCCTGCTCATGCCGGTCGGCGGCCTTGTCTTCGCGTTGCTCGGACCGAGCAGCTCACCGATGCTCGCCGGTTTTGGCTCGTTGATCATGGGCTTCTCGATGGGCACGGGCAGCGTGAGCGCGCTGGTGCTGATTCAGGAACTGGTCGGTCCCTCGGAGCGTGGCAGCGCCACGGCGTCGAACATCTTCTCGCGTAACCTCGGCAGCACGCTCGGCGCAACGCTCTTCGGCGCCGTGCTCAACTTCGGCCTCACGCATTCGAGCGGGCTGGCACCGGTGACGTCGGACCAACTGCGTCACGTGCTGGAAGATCGCGGCGTGTCGTCGCTGGCGGATCAGGCGATTCGCGCGGTGCTGCAACACTCGCTGCACCTGACGTTCCTGTCGATCCTCGCGATCTCGATTGGCGTGATGCTGCTGTTCATGCTGGTGCCGACGAACGCCGTTGATAGCACGCGAGGCACGAAGCGCGACAAACCGGAGTTCGTGCCAGGCGGCCATTGA
- a CDS encoding GlsB/YeaQ/YmgE family stress response membrane protein: protein MGIIGTIVVGLVVGLIARALHPGRDSMGIIMTIILGIAGALLAKYVGQFLHLYSEGQSAGWIASIIGAIVLLAIYGVIKRNRGTA, encoded by the coding sequence ATGGGCATCATCGGCACTATCGTGGTCGGTCTGGTCGTCGGTCTCATTGCACGCGCCCTGCACCCCGGGCGGGACAGCATGGGCATCATCATGACGATCATCCTCGGCATCGCGGGCGCACTGCTCGCCAAGTATGTCGGTCAGTTTCTCCACTTGTATTCGGAAGGCCAGTCTGCAGGCTGGATCGCTTCGATCATCGGCGCGATCGTGCTGCTGGCGATCTATGGCGTGATCAAGCGCAATCGCGGCACGGCGTAA
- the hemA gene encoding glutamyl-tRNA reductase, with product MQLLALGLNHHTAPVSLRERVAFPFERIEPALAGLKSLWTGSGKLSAPEAAILSTCNRTEIYCVTDDAAARERAVHWLSQFHNIPAGDLAPHLYALPQSDAVRHAFRVASGLDSMVLGETQILGQLKDAVRTAAEAGALGTYLNQLFQRTFAVAKEVRGQTEIGAHSVSMAAAAVRLAQRIFESISTQKVLFIGAGEMIDLCATHFAAQNPKALYIANRTAERGEKLAERLGGTAIRLSELPQRLHEFDIVVSCTASTLPLIGLGAVERAIKARKHKPMFMVDLAVPRDIEPEVGRLADVFLYTVDDLGAVVREGNALRQAAVAQAEAIIETRVQNFMQWLDARSVVPVIRDIHGTAEAMRVAELERAQRMLARGDDPAAVLEALSQSLTKKFLHGPTHALNTARGDSREQILHLIPELFRTSGSADK from the coding sequence ATGCAACTGCTCGCTCTCGGCCTGAACCACCACACGGCGCCCGTCTCGCTGCGCGAACGGGTGGCGTTTCCGTTCGAGCGGATCGAGCCGGCGCTGGCGGGCCTCAAGAGTCTGTGGACCGGCAGCGGCAAGTTGAGCGCGCCCGAGGCCGCCATCCTGTCGACGTGCAACCGCACCGAGATCTATTGCGTGACGGACGATGCCGCAGCGCGTGAGCGTGCGGTGCACTGGCTGTCCCAGTTCCACAATATTCCCGCCGGCGACCTCGCCCCCCATCTGTACGCCCTGCCCCAGTCCGACGCCGTGCGTCACGCCTTTCGCGTGGCCAGCGGTCTGGACTCGATGGTGCTGGGCGAGACGCAGATTCTCGGGCAGTTGAAGGACGCCGTGCGCACCGCCGCCGAGGCCGGTGCGCTGGGCACGTATCTGAACCAGCTTTTCCAGCGCACGTTCGCGGTGGCTAAGGAAGTCCGTGGCCAGACCGAGATCGGCGCGCATTCGGTGTCGATGGCCGCTGCGGCGGTGCGTCTCGCGCAACGTATTTTCGAGAGCATCAGCACGCAGAAGGTGCTGTTCATCGGTGCGGGCGAGATGATCGACCTGTGCGCCACGCACTTCGCCGCACAAAATCCAAAAGCCCTGTACATCGCTAACCGGACGGCCGAACGCGGCGAGAAGCTCGCCGAGCGTCTGGGCGGCACCGCGATCCGTCTGTCGGAGTTGCCGCAACGTCTGCACGAATTCGACATCGTCGTGTCGTGCACGGCAAGTACGTTGCCGCTGATCGGGCTGGGCGCTGTCGAGCGCGCCATCAAGGCCCGTAAGCACAAGCCGATGTTCATGGTCGATCTGGCCGTGCCGCGCGACATCGAACCGGAAGTCGGTCGTCTGGCCGACGTTTTCCTGTACACCGTCGACGATCTCGGTGCAGTCGTGCGCGAAGGCAACGCGCTGCGTCAGGCGGCCGTTGCGCAAGCCGAAGCGATCATCGAGACGCGCGTGCAGAACTTCATGCAATGGCTCGACGCGCGCAGCGTCGTGCCGGTCATTCGCGATATCCACGGTACTGCCGAGGCCATGCGTGTGGCCGAACTTGAGCGTGCCCAGCGCATGCTCGCGCGTGGCGACGACCCTGCCGCCGTGCTCGAAGCCCTGTCCCAGTCCCTCACCAAGAAATTCCTGCACGGCCCGACGCACGCGCTCAATACGGCGCGCGGCGATTCGCGCGAGCAAATCCTTCACCTCATTCCCGAACTGTTCCGCACCTCGGGATCCGCCGACAAATAG
- the prfA gene encoding peptide chain release factor 1, translated as MKASMQAKLDQLTQRLVELDGLLSQGDVTRDLDNYRKLTREHAELAPVVAQYQQYRQALGDVAAAQEMASDPEMREFAEDEATNARARMEDLEGTLQRMLLPRDPNDDRNIYLEIRAGTGGDESALFAGDLLRMYSRYAERQRWQVEIMSASESDLGGYKEVIVRLVGQGAYSRLKFESGGHRVQRVPATETQGRIHTSACTVAVMPEADDVADVEINPADIRIDTFRASGAGGQHVNKTDSAVRITHLPTGIVVECQDDRSQHRNKDKALKVLAARIKDAQLRAQQAKEAATRKSLIGSGDRSERIRTYNFPQGRMTDHRINLTLYKLEYIMDGDLDEMINALVTEHQAELLASLGEAA; from the coding sequence ATGAAAGCGAGCATGCAAGCCAAGCTCGACCAGTTGACGCAACGTCTGGTCGAGCTTGATGGCCTATTGAGCCAGGGCGACGTTACCCGCGACCTGGACAACTACCGCAAGCTCACGCGCGAACACGCCGAGCTGGCGCCCGTCGTCGCGCAATATCAGCAGTACCGTCAGGCGCTGGGCGATGTGGCGGCCGCGCAGGAAATGGCGTCCGATCCGGAGATGCGCGAGTTCGCCGAAGACGAAGCCACGAACGCCCGCGCTCGCATGGAAGATCTGGAAGGCACGCTGCAACGCATGCTGCTGCCGCGCGATCCCAACGACGACCGCAATATCTATCTCGAAATCCGCGCGGGCACCGGCGGCGACGAATCGGCGTTGTTCGCGGGCGATCTGCTGCGCATGTACTCGCGCTACGCGGAGCGTCAGCGCTGGCAGGTCGAAATCATGTCGGCGAGCGAATCGGATCTGGGCGGGTATAAGGAAGTCATCGTACGGCTCGTCGGTCAGGGCGCTTACTCGCGCCTGAAGTTCGAGTCGGGCGGTCATCGCGTGCAGCGCGTGCCCGCCACCGAAACGCAGGGGCGCATTCACACGTCCGCCTGCACCGTGGCTGTGATGCCGGAAGCGGACGATGTCGCCGACGTCGAAATCAATCCGGCCGACATTCGCATCGATACGTTCCGTGCGTCAGGCGCAGGCGGTCAGCACGTCAACAAGACGGATTCGGCCGTGCGCATCACGCACTTGCCGACGGGCATCGTCGTGGAGTGTCAGGACGACCGCTCGCAACACCGCAACAAGGACAAGGCGCTCAAGGTGCTCGCCGCGCGCATCAAAGATGCGCAACTGCGCGCCCAGCAAGCCAAGGAAGCCGCCACCCGCAAGAGCCTGATCGGCTCGGGCGACCGCTCCGAGCGCATTCGCACGTATAACTTTCCGCAGGGGCGGATGACGGATCACCGCATCAACCTCACGCTCTACAAGCTCGAATACATCATGGACGGCGATCTCGACGAGATGATCAACGCACTGGTGACCGAGCATCAGGCGGAACTGCTCGCATCGCTGGGCGAGGCGGCCTGA
- the prmC gene encoding peptide chain release factor N(5)-glutamine methyltransferase: MSPGGQNAQDGSAAPVGVATVATLLREPGLPPMESRILLSHVLGWSRTQLITRDREPLAPETVAVYRALHARRVAGEPIAYLTGTREFFGLTLNVSPSVLIPRPETELLVELALARIEGRQMPRVLDLGTGSGAIALAIAHSRPDARVTALDRSAGALDVARENARQLGLEGRVRFLASDWYNALPADEAPFDLIVSNPPYIVSGDEHLSQGDLRFEPVDALTDHADGLAALRVIVAGAPSRLLPDSWLLCEHGYHQAADVRALCTAAGFTDVGSERDLADIERTTGGRRP, translated from the coding sequence ATGTCGCCGGGCGGGCAGAACGCGCAGGACGGCAGCGCCGCCCCCGTCGGGGTGGCCACCGTCGCTACGCTGCTGCGCGAGCCGGGCCTGCCGCCCATGGAGTCGCGCATTCTGCTCTCGCACGTGCTCGGCTGGAGCCGTACTCAACTGATTACCCGCGACCGCGAGCCACTCGCGCCCGAGACGGTCGCCGTCTATCGGGCCTTGCATGCGCGTCGCGTGGCGGGCGAGCCCATCGCCTATCTCACCGGCACGCGGGAATTCTTCGGGCTGACGCTCAATGTCAGCCCATCGGTCCTCATTCCCCGGCCGGAAACGGAACTGCTCGTGGAGCTGGCGCTAGCGCGCATCGAAGGACGCCAGATGCCTCGCGTGCTCGATCTCGGTACCGGCAGCGGCGCAATTGCACTGGCTATCGCCCATAGCCGTCCCGATGCGCGCGTCACAGCGCTGGACCGTTCTGCCGGCGCACTCGATGTCGCCCGTGAAAACGCCCGGCAACTCGGGCTGGAGGGCCGCGTCCGGTTTCTGGCGAGCGATTGGTATAACGCACTGCCCGCTGACGAGGCCCCGTTCGACCTCATCGTCTCCAATCCGCCCTACATCGTGTCGGGTGACGAACACCTCTCGCAGGGCGACCTGCGCTTCGAGCCGGTGGACGCCCTGACCGATCACGCCGACGGCCTCGCCGCCCTGCGCGTCATCGTGGCGGGCGCGCCGTCCCGGCTGCTACCCGATAGCTGGCTGCTGTGCGAGCACGGCTATCATCAGGCCGCGGATGTCCGGGCGCTTTGCACGGCGGCGGGTTTCACGGACGTGGGCTCTGAACGCGACCTCGCGGACATCGAGCGCACGACCGGCGGACGCCGCCCCTGA
- the grxD gene encoding Grx4 family monothiol glutaredoxin, with protein sequence MTTQQRIQQIVSEHPVVLFMKGNAQFPMCGFSGRAVQILKACEVNDLFTVDVLQDDEIRQGVKDFANWPTIPQLYIKGEFIGGSDIMMEMYQSGELKQIIAELA encoded by the coding sequence ATGACCACCCAGCAACGTATCCAGCAAATCGTCTCCGAGCACCCCGTCGTTCTTTTCATGAAGGGCAACGCACAATTCCCGATGTGCGGCTTTTCGGGCCGTGCCGTGCAAATCCTGAAGGCATGCGAAGTCAACGACCTGTTCACGGTCGACGTGCTGCAAGACGACGAAATCCGTCAGGGCGTGAAGGACTTCGCCAACTGGCCGACGATTCCGCAGCTCTACATCAAGGGCGAATTCATCGGCGGCTCGGACATCATGATGGAGATGTACCAGAGCGGCGAACTCAAGCAGATCATCGCCGAGCTCGCCTAA
- a CDS encoding UbiX family flavin prenyltransferase, with the protein MTPSTSSTGAARTSAPSRLIVAITGATGAVYGVRLLERLRAMGGVETHLMVSSAGWLTLRHELGLERSDVQALADQYHSVREIGANIASGSFATAGMVVAPCSMKTLASVAHGLSDNLIARAADVTLKERRRLVLMVRETPFNLAHLRNMTAVTEMGGIVYPPLPAFYNRPASLDAMVDDTVARVIDLFGIAPPVASSWDGLGKDVEG; encoded by the coding sequence ATGACCCCATCGACCTCATCGACGGGTGCCGCCCGAACGTCCGCACCTTCGCGTCTGATCGTCGCCATTACCGGCGCGACGGGCGCGGTGTACGGTGTGCGCCTGCTCGAACGCCTGCGTGCGATGGGCGGCGTCGAAACGCATCTGATGGTCTCGAGTGCTGGCTGGCTCACGCTGCGCCATGAACTCGGGCTGGAACGCTCGGACGTGCAGGCACTCGCCGATCAGTACCACAGCGTGCGCGAGATCGGCGCGAACATCGCCAGCGGATCGTTTGCCACCGCCGGTATGGTCGTCGCGCCCTGCTCGATGAAGACGCTCGCGAGTGTCGCCCACGGACTGTCCGACAATCTGATCGCCCGCGCCGCCGACGTCACCCTGAAGGAACGCCGCCGTCTGGTATTGATGGTGCGTGAGACGCCCTTCAACCTCGCGCATCTGCGCAATATGACGGCCGTCACCGAAATGGGCGGCATCGTGTACCCGCCTCTGCCTGCGTTCTACAACCGCCCGGCATCGCTCGATGCGATGGTCGACGACACCGTCGCGCGTGTGATCGATCTGTTCGGGATTGCGCCGCCCGTCGCCTCAAGCTGGGACGGTCTGGGCAAGGACGTCGAAGGCTGA